One Rhodothermus bifroesti DNA window includes the following coding sequences:
- a CDS encoding TonB-dependent receptor, whose product MKHVLLSLALLAGSARVAVAQPSAVLSGRITDAVTGDPLPGANVLLFRAGETTAFRGAATDINGVYRLENLPGGAYQLVVRFVGYEDAQRSLTLSAGTATTIDIALMPTELGLNPVVVTASRRQEKALESPASISVIDARALEQTATHATAATLRYTPGVDVSQSSLNRFQVSLRGFNTVFVAKTYTLVDYRQATTPSLAINEFSSMPIAPIDLARIEVVRGPNSALYGAGVEQGVIHFITKDPLTYPGTTVMLGGGERSILQGALRHAGIVNNRLGYKVVGYYSRGEDWHMNPNDPHDRQMLDAIHPQWGGRDYETWQGYVYSTLQYRWGPQTILTASGGYASIKQMVLANTGENAVDNFANYYAQLRLQAGDFFGQVFYTLNDAGNTHFVRTPVRVVEDSYLMAAQAQYSFGLLEDRQSFIVGADYRRTVPRTGGTIHGRFEGRDETNEIGAYVQSETRLVEPLDVVLAGRLDYDDVIEKLQFSPRVALVFKPSPTHSFRTTYNRAFTTPPGVNLFLDLFIEDRGPFGIRGVGAVDGWTFPTQPQTSSFIPGIRAWPGVGIPLGVAYQAVTAGLAAQGVFPGSFIAFLQSKASQIQGFSNGLMVSPAGQVLTSLENVPAAKQTITNAYELGYKGLFADQLLVTIDVYYTQKKNFISELQPFTPLVVAPGVASDLATAVAQAFTDEELAPYGLNRQTLAGIYQQAASRLASNPVGLIEPTENFDPNRKPELLLSYVNFGNVDYYGADVALQWTPNPRWAAFANFSWISDNFFDDEELGEPGTGREIAMNAPRYKAGGGAEYRDPSGFSISLSGRYVDGFEVRSGIFTGTIDSYFLLDLGLGYDLRRLIPGLRIDVLAQNVLNNRHREYIGAPKMGRLVTTRLTYSVR is encoded by the coding sequence ATGAAACACGTGCTGCTAAGCTTGGCCTTGCTGGCCGGAAGCGCTAGGGTTGCCGTAGCGCAGCCCAGCGCGGTGCTTTCTGGTCGCATTACCGACGCTGTAACGGGCGATCCATTGCCTGGGGCAAATGTCCTGCTGTTCCGTGCTGGAGAAACGACAGCATTTCGCGGGGCAGCTACCGACATCAACGGCGTCTATCGATTGGAAAACCTCCCTGGGGGTGCTTACCAGCTGGTAGTTCGTTTTGTGGGCTACGAAGACGCGCAAAGGTCGCTTACCCTGAGCGCGGGTACTGCCACTACTATAGACATTGCGCTAATGCCCACTGAACTGGGATTAAACCCCGTGGTGGTGACTGCTTCCCGGCGTCAGGAAAAAGCGCTGGAGTCGCCTGCTTCAATTTCGGTGATTGACGCACGGGCCTTAGAGCAAACCGCCACGCATGCTACGGCTGCAACGTTGCGCTACACGCCGGGGGTTGACGTTTCTCAGTCGAGCCTTAACCGCTTTCAAGTTTCGCTACGTGGGTTCAATACTGTTTTTGTGGCCAAAACCTATACCTTGGTAGACTACCGCCAGGCCACCACGCCTAGCTTGGCCATCAACGAGTTTTCGTCAATGCCTATTGCACCCATCGACCTGGCCCGCATTGAGGTTGTTCGTGGCCCGAATTCCGCGCTTTACGGGGCTGGGGTAGAGCAGGGGGTTATCCACTTTATTACCAAAGATCCACTGACGTATCCTGGTACAACCGTGATGCTTGGCGGTGGAGAGCGTTCCATCTTGCAAGGAGCCCTGCGTCATGCTGGTATAGTCAACAACCGTTTGGGCTACAAGGTGGTGGGGTACTATAGCCGTGGTGAAGACTGGCATATGAACCCCAACGATCCCCACGATCGCCAAATGCTGGATGCGATCCATCCGCAATGGGGTGGGCGTGATTATGAGACCTGGCAAGGCTACGTTTATAGTACACTACAGTACCGCTGGGGGCCGCAGACCATCCTGACGGCCAGTGGGGGCTACGCATCGATCAAGCAGATGGTGCTGGCCAATACCGGAGAAAACGCCGTAGATAATTTTGCCAACTACTATGCGCAGCTTCGACTGCAAGCGGGCGATTTTTTCGGGCAAGTGTTCTACACGCTCAATGATGCCGGCAATACGCATTTTGTGCGTACACCGGTTCGTGTGGTTGAAGACTCCTACCTGATGGCTGCTCAGGCGCAGTACAGCTTTGGCCTGCTGGAAGATCGCCAAAGCTTTATTGTGGGCGCCGACTATCGCCGCACCGTACCGCGCACTGGAGGGACCATTCATGGTCGCTTTGAGGGACGTGATGAAACAAACGAGATCGGGGCCTACGTGCAGTCGGAAACGCGCCTGGTGGAACCGCTCGACGTGGTGCTTGCCGGACGCTTAGACTACGACGACGTGATCGAAAAATTGCAGTTTTCGCCACGTGTGGCTTTGGTCTTTAAGCCTTCTCCTACCCATAGCTTCCGTACGACCTACAACCGGGCATTTACTACGCCACCGGGCGTAAACCTCTTTTTAGACCTGTTTATCGAAGACCGCGGACCGTTCGGCATCCGAGGCGTTGGGGCTGTTGATGGATGGACCTTCCCCACCCAGCCGCAAACGTCCAGCTTCATTCCGGGCATTCGCGCTTGGCCAGGGGTGGGGATTCCGTTAGGTGTTGCCTACCAGGCCGTTACTGCTGGACTGGCAGCGCAGGGCGTGTTCCCCGGGTCGTTCATCGCCTTCCTACAAAGCAAAGCCAGCCAAATTCAAGGCTTTTCGAATGGTTTGATGGTAAGCCCAGCTGGTCAAGTTCTGACGAGCCTAGAAAACGTGCCTGCTGCAAAACAAACCATCACCAATGCTTATGAACTGGGCTATAAGGGCCTGTTTGCCGACCAGCTGCTTGTTACCATTGACGTGTACTATACCCAGAAGAAAAACTTTATCAGCGAGCTGCAGCCGTTTACACCCCTAGTTGTGGCTCCTGGAGTAGCCAGCGATTTGGCCACGGCAGTGGCGCAGGCTTTTACCGATGAAGAGCTGGCTCCCTACGGACTTAACCGACAGACGCTGGCTGGCATCTATCAGCAGGCAGCTTCGCGTTTGGCCAGCAACCCCGTTGGACTCATTGAGCCGACGGAAAACTTTGACCCCAATCGCAAGCCCGAACTGCTGCTTTCCTACGTGAATTTTGGCAACGTAGACTACTATGGGGCGGATGTGGCTTTGCAATGGACACCCAACCCGCGCTGGGCAGCGTTCGCGAATTTCTCCTGGATAAGCGACAACTTCTTTGATGATGAAGAGCTTGGTGAGCCCGGGACGGGCCGCGAGATTGCGATGAACGCGCCGCGTTACAAAGCCGGGGGTGGCGCAGAATACAGAGATCCGTCTGGCTTTTCTATTAGCCTGTCCGGACGGTACGTCGATGGATTTGAGGTGCGCTCGGGGATTTTTACGGGTACCATCGACAGCTACTTCTTGCTTGATTTAGGGCTGGGCTATGACCTACGCCGCTTAATTCCCGGCCTGCGCATTGATGTGTTGGCCCAGAACGTGCTGAACAATCGTCACCGCGAGTACATCGGAGCGCCAAAAATGGGACGCTTGGTGACAACACGCTTGACGTATTCGGTGCGCTAA
- a CDS encoding SCP2 sterol-binding domain-containing protein — protein MPKYNSIPEVIASYKERFLPDQAAGIEGVVQLNLTGEGGGAYYLVVKNGTLEIHEGTHENPTVTVTTSAENWLKLNNGEANPMALMMMGKLKVSGSLPMATKFQSMFRMG, from the coding sequence ATGCCCAAGTATAACAGCATCCCTGAAGTGATCGCTTCTTACAAAGAGCGATTTTTGCCGGATCAAGCCGCCGGTATCGAGGGTGTCGTGCAGCTTAACCTCACGGGTGAGGGTGGCGGTGCCTACTACCTTGTAGTGAAAAACGGTACTTTAGAAATCCATGAAGGCACCCATGAAAATCCTACCGTCACCGTCACAACCTCGGCCGAGAATTGGCTTAAGCTTAATAACGGCGAAGCTAACCCCATGGCCCTCATGATGATGGGCAAACTGAAAGTAAGTGGGTCCCTCCCAATGGCCACCAAATTTCAGTCTATGTTCCGTATGGGCTAG
- a CDS encoding YgaP family membrane protein, translated as MHSADRVIRIVLALVIGALYVTGQISGAAALILGLIALIFLVTGFVGTCPLYRALGISTRKAAT; from the coding sequence ATGCATTCCGCGGATCGTGTGATCCGTATTGTTCTGGCTTTGGTGATCGGTGCGCTTTACGTAACCGGACAAATCAGCGGGGCTGCAGCCCTCATTTTAGGCCTTATTGCCCTGATTTTCCTTGTCACGGGTTTTGTAGGCACTTGCCCGCTCTACCGTGCCCTAGGCATTTCGACCCGTAAGGCAGCAACGTAA
- the lipA gene encoding lipoyl synthase: MAEHHPSTTRRFRPGEIELQRVPKEPLFPEGDGGFFELPVIDPPPVANERGRRPAWLRAKLPYGPTYRRVLDIVETHQLHTVCQSARCPNMGECWTAGTATFMILGNVCTRSCGFCAVKTGRPDPIDPDEPRRVAEAVRLMGIQHAVVTSVDRDDQKDGGAALFAETIRQIRALNPGVTIEVLIPDFQGNWDALQLVLDERPEILSHNLETVPRLYRRVRPQARYERSLEVLWRAKQAGLRTKTGIMVGLGETQEEVLAVMDDCVRIQLDVMTIGQYLQPTRLHLPVEEFVHPEVFRWYKEVGEAKGIGHVESGPLVRSSYHAERHL; the protein is encoded by the coding sequence ATGGCTGAACACCATCCAAGCACAACGCGCCGGTTTCGTCCTGGTGAAATTGAATTGCAGCGCGTACCCAAAGAACCGCTGTTTCCAGAAGGCGATGGAGGATTTTTTGAACTTCCGGTCATCGATCCACCACCTGTTGCCAACGAACGCGGTCGGAGGCCCGCTTGGCTACGTGCCAAATTGCCGTATGGCCCCACCTATCGCCGTGTGCTCGATATTGTCGAAACCCATCAGCTGCACACCGTCTGCCAGAGCGCCCGCTGCCCCAACATGGGGGAGTGCTGGACGGCCGGCACGGCTACCTTCATGATCCTAGGCAACGTTTGCACGCGCTCTTGCGGCTTTTGCGCCGTAAAGACAGGTCGCCCAGACCCGATCGATCCCGACGAACCCCGCCGCGTAGCAGAGGCCGTGCGCCTTATGGGCATTCAACATGCCGTCGTCACTTCGGTTGACCGCGATGACCAAAAAGATGGGGGTGCAGCCCTCTTTGCCGAAACCATTCGTCAAATCCGCGCGCTCAATCCAGGCGTAACCATTGAGGTACTCATCCCAGACTTTCAGGGCAACTGGGATGCACTGCAACTGGTGCTCGACGAGCGGCCCGAAATCCTCAGCCACAACCTAGAAACCGTTCCCCGGTTGTATCGACGCGTGCGGCCGCAAGCACGCTATGAACGCTCCTTAGAGGTCCTCTGGCGGGCCAAACAAGCCGGTCTTCGCACCAAAACAGGCATCATGGTAGGCCTAGGCGAAACCCAAGAAGAGGTTCTAGCCGTGATGGACGACTGCGTCCGCATCCAGCTGGACGTGATGACCATCGGCCAGTATCTGCAGCCTACACGCCTACACCTCCCCGTCGAGGAGTTTGTGCACCCCGAGGTTTTCCGTTGGTATAAAGAAGTCGGCGAAGCCAAAGGCATCGGCCACGTCGAAAGTGGACCGCTCGTGCGCTCTTCCTATCATGCCGAGCGGCACCTGTAG
- the lat gene encoding L-lysine 6-transaminase, whose protein sequence is MTSLTVQQVTPEMVRPILARHLLTDGLPIVLDLERSQGVRLYDQLTGRELIDFFGFFASSAVGMNHPKMLNDAAFRKRLMEAALNKVTNSDIYTVHMARFVQTFERVGIPEYLPYAFFIDGGALAVENALKAAFDWKVRKNFRKGYRREVGHRVLHFDQAFHGRTGYTLSLTNTFDPRKTQYFPKFDWPRVINPKLTFPLTEENLERTQQLEALALRQAKQYFYEYKDDIACIIIEPIQAEGGDNHFRPEFLQALRTLADENDALLIFDEVQTGVGITGAFWAHQALGVQPDLIAFGKKTQVCGILASRRLDEVEDNVFHVPSRLNSTWGGNLADMVRFDRILEIIEEDHLVAHAAQVGAYLLQRLEEMAQTLPFMSNVRGRGLMCAFDLPTTAFRDAVRQQSLEEGVIVLGCGERSIRFRPPLIITEEEIDEGLRRLRRALERVAHLQPWSK, encoded by the coding sequence ATGACCTCGCTTACCGTGCAACAGGTTACGCCGGAAATGGTACGACCAATTCTGGCGCGCCATCTGCTGACCGATGGACTGCCAATTGTGCTTGACTTGGAGCGCAGCCAAGGGGTGCGCCTCTACGATCAGCTCACGGGCCGGGAGCTGATCGACTTTTTTGGCTTTTTTGCCTCGAGCGCTGTGGGTATGAACCATCCTAAAATGTTGAACGATGCTGCGTTTCGGAAGCGCTTGATGGAGGCCGCGCTCAACAAGGTGACCAATTCGGATATCTACACGGTGCACATGGCCCGATTTGTCCAGACCTTCGAGCGCGTCGGCATCCCGGAGTATTTGCCGTATGCCTTCTTTATTGACGGAGGTGCGTTGGCTGTTGAAAATGCCCTAAAGGCTGCCTTTGACTGGAAAGTCCGTAAAAACTTTCGTAAGGGCTACCGGCGTGAGGTGGGCCATCGGGTGCTGCACTTTGATCAGGCCTTTCACGGACGGACGGGCTATACGCTTTCGCTGACCAATACGTTTGATCCACGCAAGACGCAGTATTTTCCTAAGTTCGATTGGCCGCGCGTGATCAATCCGAAGTTAACCTTCCCCTTAACCGAAGAAAACCTAGAGCGCACGCAGCAGCTTGAGGCACTTGCCCTGCGCCAGGCGAAGCAATACTTCTACGAGTACAAAGACGACATTGCCTGCATCATCATCGAACCCATCCAGGCCGAAGGAGGCGACAATCACTTCCGGCCCGAGTTTCTGCAGGCGTTGCGAACGCTGGCCGACGAAAACGACGCGCTGCTCATTTTTGACGAAGTGCAGACTGGGGTGGGCATTACTGGTGCTTTTTGGGCGCACCAAGCGCTAGGCGTCCAGCCCGACTTGATAGCGTTTGGTAAGAAAACACAGGTGTGTGGCATCCTGGCCAGCCGCCGTCTTGACGAAGTGGAAGACAATGTGTTTCATGTCCCTAGTCGCCTGAACTCGACCTGGGGCGGCAATTTGGCCGACATGGTGCGTTTTGACCGCATTCTAGAAATTATAGAGGAAGATCACTTGGTAGCCCATGCTGCTCAGGTAGGGGCCTATTTGCTCCAGCGGCTTGAAGAGATGGCCCAAACGCTACCGTTCATGAGCAACGTGCGCGGCCGCGGCTTAATGTGCGCCTTCGATCTGCCTACGACGGCCTTTCGGGATGCTGTCCGGCAGCAGAGCCTGGAGGAAGGAGTGATTGTTTTAGGATGTGGTGAACGCTCGATTCGGTTCCGTCCGCCGCTGATCATCACTGAGGAAGAGATCGACGAAGGGCTCCGAAGGTTGCGGCGTGCATTGGAGCGCGTGGCGCACCTGCAGCCTTGGTCAAAGTAA
- a CDS encoding alpha-amylase family glycosyl hydrolase → MRSIFCLVLPLSLFAFLGCVEHPVREASRVPSGVGKPEWIADAVIYEVFVPDFSPEGTFQGVIKRLDSLQALGVTTLWLMPIHPVGKKRAKTDIGPLGSPYAVRDYYAVNPDYGTAEDFRALVDSVHARGMYIIIDLVANHTAWDHPWVTEHPDWYTPGPIDGFTYPVLNGDTTDWTDVVDLNYDNPALRQAMIDVMQYWVREFDIDGYRCDVAHGVPLDFWRAAIDSVEKIKPVLMLAEAAEPEMHLAGFDLTYAWPFYHQLKEVFRGAPLRTLVRQVDSTLALLPPGARRLRFTTNHDETMWDAPPPVLFGGQEGAMAAFVLATSMPGVPLLYNGQELGTSTRVSFFARTPYRWDAPESPATYAFYRRYVRFYRESQALRRGTLTVLNPEADHVLLYLRAAAGDTLLLAVNVRNRPETVTLPARIARQRWVEVFRSDTLAADRLELPPYAHRIYRPVH, encoded by the coding sequence ATGAGATCGATTTTTTGTCTGGTGTTACCCCTAAGTTTGTTTGCGTTTCTGGGATGTGTTGAGCATCCCGTACGTGAAGCCTCTAGGGTTCCTTCAGGGGTAGGTAAACCAGAGTGGATTGCTGATGCGGTAATCTACGAAGTTTTTGTGCCCGATTTCTCTCCAGAAGGGACGTTTCAGGGAGTGATCAAGCGGTTAGATTCGCTGCAGGCGCTGGGCGTTACCACACTTTGGCTCATGCCCATTCATCCGGTTGGGAAAAAGCGGGCAAAGACCGACATTGGGCCGCTGGGGTCGCCCTACGCTGTGCGCGACTACTATGCTGTTAACCCCGATTATGGGACGGCCGAGGATTTTCGGGCGCTGGTCGATTCGGTACATGCGCGCGGCATGTATATCATTATCGACCTGGTGGCCAACCATACGGCTTGGGATCATCCTTGGGTAACCGAGCATCCAGACTGGTACACGCCAGGCCCAATCGATGGTTTTACCTATCCCGTGCTTAATGGGGATACCACAGATTGGACCGACGTGGTCGACTTAAACTACGACAATCCTGCGCTTCGGCAGGCGATGATCGATGTGATGCAGTACTGGGTACGGGAGTTTGACATCGATGGCTATCGGTGCGACGTGGCGCATGGCGTGCCGCTGGATTTCTGGCGAGCAGCGATCGATTCGGTAGAAAAGATTAAGCCGGTTTTAATGCTTGCGGAGGCGGCCGAGCCTGAAATGCACCTGGCTGGGTTTGACCTAACGTACGCTTGGCCGTTTTATCATCAGCTAAAGGAAGTCTTTCGGGGCGCGCCGCTGCGCACGCTGGTGCGCCAGGTGGATTCAACACTGGCGTTGTTGCCGCCTGGAGCGCGCCGGTTACGTTTTACCACGAATCATGACGAAACCATGTGGGATGCGCCGCCACCCGTACTCTTTGGGGGGCAAGAAGGTGCTATGGCAGCCTTTGTCTTGGCCACATCGATGCCTGGTGTGCCGTTGCTTTACAACGGACAAGAGCTGGGCACCAGCACGCGCGTGTCGTTTTTTGCCCGCACGCCTTATCGCTGGGATGCGCCTGAAAGTCCAGCCACGTATGCTTTCTACCGGCGCTATGTACGCTTTTATCGGGAGAGTCAGGCCTTGCGGCGTGGGACGCTGACGGTGTTGAATCCAGAAGCCGATCATGTGCTGCTTTATCTGCGCGCTGCAGCAGGCGATACGTTACTGCTAGCCGTTAATGTGCGTAACCGGCCTGAAACGGTCACGTTGCCTGCGCGTATAGCTCGGCAGCGTTGGGTAGAGGTGTTTAGGTCCGATACGCTAGCGGCTGACCGGTTAGAGTTGCCGCCTTACGCGCATCGCATTTATCGACCTGTACACTGA
- a CDS encoding acylphosphatase: MRTVETSLRLEARVEGRVQGVGFRQFVRHHARRLGLTGWVRNEPDGAVYLVAEGPREALETLLHLLAQGPPAARVDRVVPHWLPAEGNLEEFSIRWW, translated from the coding sequence ATGCGTACTGTTGAAACTTCGCTTCGCCTAGAGGCTCGTGTAGAAGGACGCGTTCAAGGCGTGGGTTTTCGGCAGTTTGTGCGGCACCATGCCCGTCGCTTAGGTCTTACGGGATGGGTACGCAATGAGCCCGATGGCGCAGTCTATCTGGTAGCCGAAGGCCCCCGAGAAGCCCTAGAAACCCTTTTACACCTGTTGGCCCAAGGGCCCCCAGCCGCCCGGGTAGACCGGGTAGTGCCGCATTGGCTGCCAGCAGAAGGCAATCTTGAGGAATTTTCAATTCGGTGGTGGTAG
- a CDS encoding high-potential iron-sulfur protein: MENKRVTRRDFLARIGALGLVGLGGSALLSACGGQQQQPAHQGMSGATAEFSCTDVSGLTPEEIQMRESLQYTDRSPEPGKYCHNCQLYVPAPGPNQCGGCQLIKGPIHPDGYCTSWVQKVS, translated from the coding sequence ATGGAAAACAAACGCGTCACGCGTCGGGATTTCTTGGCGCGTATAGGGGCGCTAGGGCTGGTCGGACTTGGGGGCAGTGCCCTGCTGAGTGCCTGCGGCGGTCAGCAGCAGCAACCAGCACACCAGGGAATGTCTGGTGCTACAGCAGAGTTTTCTTGCACAGACGTGTCGGGCCTGACGCCTGAAGAGATCCAGATGCGGGAAAGCCTGCAGTACACAGACCGTTCGCCAGAGCCTGGAAAGTACTGCCATAACTGCCAGCTTTATGTGCCGGCACCAGGACCCAATCAATGTGGAGGGTGCCAGCTCATTAAAGGGCCCATTCATCCTGATGGCTACTGCACATCTTGGGTGCAGAAAGTGAGTTAA
- the glgP gene encoding alpha-glucan family phosphorylase, which yields MTSRDKLEAIAANLWWSWNPEALALFEQLNPEAFRASQHNPLAALRTADPALLTDRPFIKAVDKVYEAFTAYLNAPPRITDAPRTAYFCMEYGLHESLPFYAGGLGVLAGDHIKAASDLGLPMTAVGLFLREGYFRQRFEPNGWQIAEYPAMDPADHPMTLVHGPDGYPLVITVHLGRQPFYLRAWKLDVGRVPLYLLDGAFDANPEPLRSLTRRLYQGDRRLRLQQEIILGIGGVRLLRALDLDFETYHLNEGHCAFVALELLRERLAAGEAREAAEAWVRDHCVFTTHTPVMAGHDRFSPELFLEQMETFRHQLGLSETELLAYGRVNPNDSTEAFTMTVLGLKLSRKTNGVSAINSVVARRQWHHLYPDRPLNEVPIGYITNGVHLPTWTVAHARPFLAQHLGDWLEGRFNPDLWRKIDSISDAELWQYRCMLRRRLVEFVNEYVKHQSLPQEAHLSPEVLTIGFARRFATYKRAPLLFEDMERAIQLFSRQDRPIQLIYAGKAHPADDGGKRFIQQIYEITQHPAFRGKVVFVEDYDMHIARMLVSGCDVWLNNPRRPLEASGTSGQKTAIHGGLNLSVFDGWWPEGYNGQNGWAFGREATGLYEDPITQDVEDREALYRVLEYEVIPAFYDRNGEGLPLRWLTRMRQAMRTIPAQFNAVRMVREYVEQMYRPAAMPATVTAAAAQ from the coding sequence ATGACAAGCCGTGACAAACTGGAGGCCATTGCCGCTAACCTGTGGTGGAGCTGGAATCCAGAAGCTTTAGCACTTTTTGAGCAGCTTAACCCTGAAGCTTTTCGAGCCTCGCAGCACAATCCGCTGGCGGCGCTACGCACCGCCGACCCAGCCTTGCTCACAGATCGACCTTTTATCAAAGCCGTCGATAAAGTTTACGAGGCCTTTACAGCCTATCTGAATGCTCCTCCCCGCATTACAGATGCCCCCCGAACGGCCTACTTTTGCATGGAGTATGGGCTGCACGAAAGCTTGCCCTTCTATGCGGGCGGCCTAGGTGTGCTGGCGGGAGATCACATCAAAGCGGCCTCAGACCTGGGCCTTCCGATGACGGCTGTGGGTCTGTTTCTGCGCGAGGGTTACTTCCGCCAGCGCTTTGAGCCTAACGGCTGGCAGATTGCGGAATATCCAGCCATGGACCCTGCCGACCATCCGATGACGCTGGTGCACGGCCCCGACGGCTATCCGTTAGTGATCACGGTGCATCTAGGCCGGCAACCCTTTTATCTGCGTGCTTGGAAACTCGACGTAGGCCGCGTGCCCCTTTACTTACTCGATGGAGCCTTCGATGCGAATCCAGAGCCCCTGCGTAGCCTAACGCGCCGCCTTTACCAAGGCGATCGGCGCTTGCGACTGCAGCAGGAAATCATCCTGGGCATTGGGGGTGTGCGGCTTTTGCGTGCTTTAGATCTAGATTTCGAGACGTACCATCTGAATGAAGGACACTGTGCCTTTGTTGCCCTAGAGCTGCTGCGTGAGCGCTTGGCAGCTGGCGAAGCGCGCGAAGCCGCCGAAGCTTGGGTCCGTGATCACTGCGTCTTTACCACGCATACACCGGTCATGGCAGGCCATGACCGCTTTAGCCCGGAACTGTTCTTAGAACAAATGGAAACGTTCCGGCACCAGCTTGGGCTTTCAGAGACCGAACTGCTGGCCTACGGCCGTGTCAATCCAAACGACAGCACCGAGGCCTTTACGATGACAGTGCTGGGCCTAAAGCTTTCGCGCAAAACCAATGGCGTGTCGGCTATCAACAGTGTGGTGGCTCGCCGGCAATGGCACCATTTGTACCCAGATCGCCCTTTGAACGAAGTACCTATTGGCTACATTACCAATGGCGTGCATTTGCCGACCTGGACCGTTGCGCACGCACGCCCGTTCTTAGCACAGCATCTAGGCGACTGGCTCGAAGGTCGCTTTAACCCAGATCTTTGGCGCAAAATCGACTCCATCTCCGACGCGGAACTATGGCAGTACCGCTGCATGCTGCGCCGACGGCTGGTGGAGTTTGTCAACGAATACGTCAAACACCAATCGCTCCCCCAAGAAGCGCACCTCAGCCCTGAGGTACTAACCATCGGCTTTGCCCGCCGCTTTGCCACCTACAAGCGTGCCCCCCTTTTGTTTGAGGACATGGAGCGAGCGATTCAGCTTTTCTCCCGACAAGACCGTCCCATTCAGCTGATTTACGCGGGCAAGGCGCATCCTGCAGACGACGGTGGCAAACGGTTCATTCAGCAGATTTATGAGATCACGCAGCACCCAGCGTTCCGGGGTAAAGTCGTCTTTGTAGAAGACTACGACATGCACATTGCGCGCATGTTGGTTTCAGGATGTGACGTTTGGCTAAACAATCCTCGGCGACCGCTTGAGGCTAGCGGAACCAGCGGCCAGAAAACAGCCATACATGGGGGACTAAACCTGTCGGTGTTTGACGGCTGGTGGCCTGAAGGCTATAACGGACAAAACGGCTGGGCTTTTGGTCGCGAGGCCACGGGACTCTACGAAGATCCGATCACGCAGGATGTCGAAGATCGCGAAGCCCTCTATCGCGTGCTCGAATACGAGGTGATCCCAGCTTTTTACGATCGCAACGGCGAAGGACTACCGTTGCGATGGCTAACGCGCATGCGCCAAGCCATGCGCACCATTCCTGCACAGTTTAACGCGGTACGTATGGTGCGGGAGTACGTGGAGCAAATGTACCGACCTGCCGCAATGCCAGCAACCGTAACCGCAGCTGCTGCTCAATAG
- a CDS encoding SDR family NAD(P)-dependent oxidoreductase has protein sequence MKTFKHKTILITGASSGIGEAMTYQLIDPTVKLVLVGRSEEKLRAMVAVLEARGTWAQAYVADLSKPGAAEELFRRLSEDGYRVDVLINNAGAGKYGRFDTISLEETLAMLRLNLENLVALTHLCIPHMLKRGDAGILNVASTAGFQGIPYMAVYAATKSFVIAFSEALHAEYADKGITVTCLCPGPTATAFQERAGMPVKGLRRFMESPEKVAIAGLRALLRGEVLHISGTPNALTAWLSQLAPRRMRLAVTRRLLGGAEDT, from the coding sequence ATGAAAACCTTTAAGCATAAAACCATTCTGATTACCGGCGCTTCCAGCGGTATCGGTGAAGCGATGACCTACCAGCTCATTGATCCTACGGTGAAGCTGGTGCTGGTAGGCCGCTCAGAAGAAAAACTGCGAGCCATGGTGGCCGTCCTTGAAGCCCGTGGCACCTGGGCTCAAGCCTACGTGGCCGACCTATCCAAGCCTGGTGCTGCCGAGGAGCTGTTCCGACGCCTGAGCGAGGACGGCTACCGAGTTGACGTACTCATCAACAACGCGGGGGCTGGAAAGTATGGCCGCTTTGATACAATCAGCCTAGAAGAAACGCTAGCGATGCTCCGGCTCAACCTCGAAAACCTTGTAGCCCTCACGCACCTTTGCATCCCCCACATGCTTAAACGCGGCGATGCCGGAATTTTAAATGTAGCTTCAACAGCGGGCTTCCAGGGCATCCCCTACATGGCGGTCTATGCCGCCACCAAAAGCTTTGTGATCGCTTTTTCCGAAGCCTTACATGCAGAGTATGCCGACAAAGGCATTACGGTTACTTGCTTGTGCCCTGGCCCTACAGCTACAGCTTTTCAAGAACGGGCAGGCATGCCAGTTAAAGGCCTGCGACGCTTTATGGAAAGTCCCGAAAAAGTAGCTATTGCAGGCCTTCGCGCGCTACTTCGGGGCGAAGTGCTGCACATCAGCGGCACACCCAATGCCCTAACGGCCTGGCTAAGCCAACTTGCTCCGCGACGCATGCGCCTGGCCGTCACGCGACGCCTGCTCGGAGGCGCAGAAGACACTTGA